The sequence below is a genomic window from Oscillospiraceae bacterium.
CAGCTCCCGGTAGCCGTTTTCGTTCTTGCGCAGCACCAGCCGCCCGTCCGCGGACAGCCCGGCGGCGTAGCAGCGCACCGCGCCCTGCACCCGGAAGAGGAGGAAATGCTCCTCCCCGAACACGGGGGTCAGCTCCGCGCGGAAGGTGTAGTCGGCCCAGTCCCGGCTGCCCGTGTACAGCTCCCCCCGGTCGGCGCAGCTGCCGTGCAGCAGGCCGTCCTCCAGCCGCCACATGCCCTTGAAGCGGGAGCACTGGCCCACGTCGTAGTGGTAGTCCCACTGCTCGATGCCGGACTTGGCGAAGTCCAGGATGTAGTCGGCCCTGCCGCCGAAGTCCACCGCGTCCAGATAGGCGGTGAAGGGGCCCTCGCAGGCCAGCTCCACGCCGACGCGCCGGATACAGAGGTCAGACCCCGCCGGGAGCCGCACCTCCAGCTCGGCCCACGCATCCGCCGCGAGGGCCCGGGCTTCGCTCCAGATCCGCCGCCCGCCGCAGTCCTCCGCCCAGAGCCGGGCCGCGGGCGCGCCCATGCCCGCCTTGAGGACGGCGGACACGGTCTGCCCGGGGAACAGGTAGGGCGCGAAGGACGGGGTGTAGCGGTCGTCGGTGAAGTCCTCGGGCCGGTAGTAGGTGATCATGGAGACCAGGGCCGTCCCCCGCCCGGTGATCCTTAGGCTGCGGGTGCCGGTTTTGGCCGCCTCCCCGCAGTTCTCCAAAACCGCGCCCTCGGCCTCGAAGGTGTGGGTGGAGCCGGGCAGCTCGAAGCCGTACCGGGGCGCGCGCCCCTCCAGCATGGGCCGGTAGCGCTCCGGGAACTCCTCCCCCGCCAGGCGGTAGGCCAGGGCGGCGAAGTGGAGGGCGTCGTTGGCCACGTCCCGGCCGTTCATACAGCACAGGGTGCTGGCGCAGGCCAGGAAATCGTTGATGGGCCGGCGCCAGCTCTCGTCGATGCCGTCCAGGCCCACAAGCACGCCCGTGATGCAGCCCGCGTTGGCCACGTTGCAGTCGGTGTCCCACCCGCACATGTTGCAGATGTTGACGGTGCGGGAGAAGTCCCCCGCGCCGTGGATCAGGGAGAGGACCACCACCGCCCCGTTGGGGATGATGTGGCAGGCGCCGGGGTAGCGGTCGTAGCCGTAGTGCTCCTGCACGAAGCGGAAGCTCGCCCGCCAGTCGCCGGGGTGGGCGCGGCAGTGGGCGATCACATCCTCCGCCATGCGGCGGTACGCGCAATCCGGCGGGATGACCGACAGGCCCTTGGCCACCACCCGCTCCATGTCCCGCTCCTCAAAGGCGGCGCTGACGCAGGCGGCCACGAACATGCCGCCGTACACGCCGTTGCCGTCGTGGGTGACGCTGGCCATCCGCCCGGCGTACTCCGCCGCCCGCCGGTAGTCGCCGGGGTTTACCAATCCCCAGGTATCCACAAAGATCTGCCCGCCGATCTGCTCCGCCGCCGCAGCGCCGTTGAGGGCGATGGAGCCGGAGTGGGGGGCCGGGATGCCGGCGGCCAGGTTCAGGTAGGCGGTGTGCTCGGTGGAGCGGCCGTAGCCCCCCCACCAGAAGAACCCCCGCTCGAAGGGGGCGTAGTTGAGCAGGGTCTCCCCCAGCTGCTGCGTGGTGGGGTGGAGGCCGTAGTCGTCCAGGGCACGCAGGAAAAAGAGGGGGCCGTTGCTGTCGTCGTCCGCGGCGAAGTGCTTAAAATCGAACAGGTAGCCGGTGATCTCCCCGTAGCGCTCGGCGATCTTCTCCGCGGGCCAGTTCTCGATGTTGGAGCCGTGGCGGATGCCGATCAGCTTGCCGTACCACCCGGCGTAGATGCGTTCCACGGTATCCGGGGCCAGTTTTGACATGGAAACTCCTCCTTTTGCGCCGTTACGAGCGGCGGGGCTTATTCGGGATCAGTATAGCACGAAAGGGGCCCTGTGTATATGATAAATCATATACACAGGGCCCCCGGTTGGGCGGGCGGCTTGTGAATCGCCTTATTCCTGTTCCAGCGCCAGCTCCATCCGCACGTCGGAGAGCTGGAACCAAATATCCTTATAATCCACGTACTCGAAGCCGAAGCTCTCGTAGATGCGCAGCGCGTCCTTGAGCTTGTGGTTGGAGGTGACCACCAGGGTCTTCTGCCCCAGTGCCCGGGCCGCCTCGATGACCGCCGCCATCAGCGCGTGGCCGATGCCGCGGGAGCGGAACGCCTCCTTCACGCCGAACTTCAGCGCCTCGCAGACCCCGTCCCCCTGGAGCTCCAGCATCACCATGCCCGCGATCTCCTCGCCGCAGCGGGCCAGCAGCACCCGCCCGCCCCCGGCGATGAAGCGGTGGGGATCGGCCAGCATCTCCAGATCCACCGGCTCCAGCAGATCGTATTCCAGCAGCCAGGGCAGGGAGATGTTCTCCAGCTCCTGCTTGTAGCGCTCCTCGTAGTCGATGATTGTAAAGCCCGCGTCCATATGCAGCTTCTCACTCCTTTTGGGTATCATACCATTGTAGGGTTTTCCCGTCAACACCATCGTTTTAGCAATCCTGGACGGCTTCTGCTTTAAAAAGCCCCGTTCACATTTAATTTACATCCGGGCTATTGACATTTGATGGGGGCGGTGGTACATTATCTTTAGCACTCAGGTACATTGAGTGCTAAACCGAAAGGAGGCGCCCGGCATGGATTTAAGTGACCGCAAAAAGCGCATCCTCCGGGCCATCATCGAAAGCTACATCCAGACGGCGGAGCCGGTGGGCTCCAAGGCCATCGCCGACTCCATCGGGCTGGAGGTCTCCTCCGCCACCATCCGCAACGAGATGGCGGATCTGGAGTCCCTGGGCCTGCTGGAGAAGCCCCACACCTCCGCCGGGCGCATCCCCTCCCCCAAGGGCTACCGCCTCTACGTCAACGAGCTGATGCAGGCCCACGAGCTCTCCCTGCAGGAGACCCGCCGCATCAACGAGGCGCTCAAGCTGAAAATGCGGGAGCTGGACCGGGTGCTGGATCAGGCGGGCCGGGTGGTGTCCCAGCTCACCAACTACCCCGCCTTCGCAGTTTCCTCCGGGTTTGAGCGGGTGACCATCCGCCGCTTCGATCTGCTGATGGTGGAGCACAACGCCTTTATCATCGTGGTGATGACCGACACCAACATCGTGCGCAACAAGCTGGTGCGCCTGCCCTCCGACCTGTCGGAGACCCAGCTCCAGCTGCTCAACACCCTGCTCAACACCACCTTCACCGGTCTGACGCTGGACGAGATCACCCCGGAGCTCATGCGGGTGGCCGCCCACGCGGCGGGCGAGGCCTTCGGGCTTATCAGCCTGGTGGTGTCCTTCGCCATCGAGGTGCTGGAGAGCCTGGAGCACCGCACCGTGCACACGGCGGGGCTGGCCCATCTGCTGGAGCTGCCCGAGTACCAGAGCCTGGACCGGGCCCAGCCCCTGATGAGCTACCTCTCCGAGGAGAACGATCTCTCCCGGTTCCCCATCCCCGAGCGCGACCCCATGAGCATCCTCATCGGCCCGGAGAACGTGGCCGACGCCTTGAAGGACACCAGCGTCGTGGTGGCGAGCTACGACATCGGCGAAGGGATGCGGGGGGTCATCGGCGTGGTGGGCCCCACCCGGATGGATTACGCAAAAATATCCGCCCGCCTGACCTATCTGGCCAACGGCCTTTCCAGGCTCTTTGGCGGCGGGCTTCCCGACCCCGGCGACCGGGATGATAAAACGTAGGAGGCCACATAAGATATGAGTAAAAAGAACAAGGACACCGCCCCCCAGCAGCCCGCCGAGGCCGCTGCCGCCGAGGCGGAGGAGGTCCGCGCAGCCGAAGAGACCCCCGTGGAGGACGCCCCCAACCCCCTGCTGGAGGAGCTGGAGACCCTGAAAAACAATCTGGCCGACCAGGAGGAGAAATTTCTCCGGCTGGCCGCCGAGTACGACAACTTCCGCAAGCGCAGCCAGAAGGAGAAGGAGTCCGCCTGGGCGGACGCCAAGGCGGAGACCGCCGCGGCCTTCCTCCCGGTGTACGACAACCTGGAGCGGGCCCTCAGACAGCAGACCTGCGACGAGGCCTACGCCAAGGGCGTGGAGATGACCATGACCGGGCTCAGGGAGGTCCTCTCCAAGCTGGGCATCGAGGAGATCCCCGCTATGGGCGAGCGCTTCGACCCCAATTACCACAACGCCGTGATGCACGTGGACGACCCGGAGGCCGGGGAGAACGTCATCGTGGAGGTCTTTCAGGCCGGGTTCAAGGCCGGAGACAAGGTGGTCCGCTTCGCCATGGTGAAGGTCGCGAATTAATTGATAATGGAGAATTGAAAATTGAGAATGAATGTGTCCGGCGCAGCCGGATGGATTTAAAATCATTCGCCGCAGGCGAATACCGTAATTATCAATTCTCAATTATCAATTATAAATTCATTGAAAAACCAATTCTTTTATTTGGAGGAATATACAATGTCTAAGATTATCGGTATCGATCTCGGTACAACCAACTCCTGCGTGGCGGTGATGGAGG
It includes:
- the hrcA gene encoding heat-inducible transcription repressor HrcA, giving the protein MDLSDRKKRILRAIIESYIQTAEPVGSKAIADSIGLEVSSATIRNEMADLESLGLLEKPHTSAGRIPSPKGYRLYVNELMQAHELSLQETRRINEALKLKMRELDRVLDQAGRVVSQLTNYPAFAVSSGFERVTIRRFDLLMVEHNAFIIVVMTDTNIVRNKLVRLPSDLSETQLQLLNTLLNTTFTGLTLDEITPELMRVAAHAAGEAFGLISLVVSFAIEVLESLEHRTVHTAGLAHLLELPEYQSLDRAQPLMSYLSEENDLSRFPIPERDPMSILIGPENVADALKDTSVVVASYDIGEGMRGVIGVVGPTRMDYAKISARLTYLANGLSRLFGGGLPDPGDRDDKT